A single Tachypleus tridentatus isolate NWPU-2018 chromosome 9, ASM421037v1, whole genome shotgun sequence DNA region contains:
- the LOC143227099 gene encoding uncharacterized protein LOC143227099 produces the protein MRVLFVALVVLLTLTSTKGNIIHIGSNIICKMNKESPEKVNDLRECLESILKEKSEWLPGAFRDCEFGKLPYQKYDEFLNEMCREERYDDVQDIEECVGKIYAAVQEDPENILDEMIYKCL, from the exons ATGAGAGTTCTGTTTGTAGCTCTGGTTGTGCTCTTAACGCTGACGTCGACAAAAGGCAACATCATCCATATAGGTTCAaatataatatgta AGATGAACAAAGAAAGCCCTGAAAAAGTGAACGACCTGAGAGAGTGCCTGGAatcaattttaaaagaaaagtctGAATGG cTTCCTGGTGCATTTCGAGACTGTGAATTTGGAAAACTTCCTTACCAGAAGTATGATGAGTTCTTAAATGAAATGTGCAGGGAAGAAAGATATGACGATGTACAG GACATTGAAGAATGCGTCGGTAAAATATATGCAGCAGTTCAAGAGGACCCAGAAAATATACTGGATGAAATGATTTACAAGTGCTTGTGA